One genomic window of Vicia villosa cultivar HV-30 ecotype Madison, WI unplaced genomic scaffold, Vvil1.0 ctg.001659F_1_1, whole genome shotgun sequence includes the following:
- the LOC131636193 gene encoding B3 domain-containing protein At5g06250-like encodes MDLSETSLWWTQQQHHQHQQQPMMLLEPIQTTSWPLHHHQPPWLTSQTHENDEEEQENDTTVAKLPEDEKEPMFEKPLTPSDVGKLNRLVIPKQYAERYFPLGGGGAESNECKGLLLSFEDESGKSWRFRYSYWNSSQSYVLTKGWSRYVKDKRLDAGDVVLFERHRVDSQRLFINWRRRNGNDESAYVSRGVGQHGKGSDKNEVVGVGWSRGFYSAHLPYPAHHLHQHQQVLPYQHDHCLHAGRVSQGQNQRTKPVGNSSSSRVLRLFGVNMECQPQHEHEHDSSSTPQCSYDSNNNDNNVPLTPYRQPNTSNSNPHVVRHQPYYY; translated from the exons ATGGATCTTTCCGAAACCTCACTCTGGTggacacaacaacaacatcatcaacaccaacaacaaccTATGATGTTACTAGAACCAATCCAAACCACTTCATGGCCACTCCACCACCACCAACCTCCATGGCTCACTTCACAAACCCATGAAAACGACGAAGAAGAACAAGAAAACGACACGACCGTTGCAAAACTCCCCGAAGACGAAAAGGAACCAATGTTCGAGAAACCCTTAACACCAAGCGACGTAGGGAAACTCAACCGTCTGGTCATCCCAAAGCAATACGCAGAAAGATACTTCCCACTCGGCGGTGGTGGCGCTGAGTCGAACGAGTGCAAGGGCTTGTTACTGAGTTTCGAGGACGAGTCGGGGAAGAGCTGGCGGTTCCGTTACTCGTATTGGAACAGCAGTCAAAGCTACGTGTTGACTAAGGGTTGGAGTCGTTATGTGAAAGATAAGCGTTTAGATGCTGGCGACGTCGTTTTGTTTGAACGACACCGTGTTGATAGTCAGAGGCTTTTTATTAACTGGAGGAGGAGGAATGGGAATGATGAGTCGGCGTATGTTAGCAGAGGGGTGGGACAGCATGGGAAAGGGAGTGATAAGAATGAGGTTGTGGGTGTTGGGTGGTCCAGAGGATTCTATTCTGCGCACTTGCCTTATCCTGCGCATCATCTTCATCAGCATCAGCAGGTTTTGCCATACCAACATGATCATTGTCTTCATGCAGGTAG AGTATCCCAAGGACAGAACCAAAGGACGAAACCGGTAGGAAACAGTTCAAGTTCAAGGGTACTTAGGTTGTTTGGTGTCAACATGGAATGCCAACCTCAACATGAACATGAACATGATTCTTCTTCAACACCTCAATGTTCTTATGATAGTAATAACAATGATAATAATGTGCCATTAACACCATATCGTCAACCTAATACTTCTAATTCTAACCCTCACGTGGTACGTCACCAACCATATTATTACTAG